In Thermus neutrinimicus, the sequence AAGCCTTCTTGCGCCGGCACGGCGGGCGCAAGAACGGCTACTACCCCCGCAAGTTAGAAACGGCTTTTGGCCAGGTGAAGCTGGCCATCCCCCGGGATCGGGAAGGGAGGTACTACCCCAGCCTGCTCCAGCCCTACGCCCGTCGCCAGGTGGATGTGGGGGAGGTAGCCATTGCCCTCTACGCCGCTGGGGTGAGTCAGCGCAAGGCGGCGGAAGTGATGAGCCTTTTGCTGGGCCACCGGTACACCCACGAGACCATCAGTGCCATCACCGACCGGGTGCTGGAAGCGGCAGCGGCTTTCCAGAAGCGGCCTTTGCCGGGAGAGATGGCCTTTGTCTACCTGGATGGCTTCTTCTTGAAGGTGCTCAGGGAGGGGGTTGGGGTGGAGAGGGCGGCCGTATACGTGGCCCTGGGGGTGACCCCCAAAGGGGAGAGGCATGTCCTGGGCTTCTGGCTGCTTCCCACGGAGAACGCTTATGCCTGGGAGGAGGTGCTCAAGGAGCTTTGGAAAAGGGGACTAAGGCGGGTGTTGCTTTTCGTCACCGATGGCCTACCTGGGATCGAAGAGGCCATCGGGAGGGTTTATCCCTTGGCGGGGTGGC encodes:
- a CDS encoding IS256 family transposase; translated protein: MDQDTLQVMLREAVRQTVTEVLQTLLDADREAFLRRHGGRKNGYYPRKLETAFGQVKLAIPRDREGRYYPSLLQPYARRQVDVGEVAIALYAAGVSQRKAAEVMSLLLGHRYTHETISAITDRVLEAAAAFQKRPLPGEMAFVYLDGFFLKVLREGVGVERAAVYVALGVTPKGERHVLGFWLLPTENAYAWEEVLKELWKRGLRRVLLFVTDGLPGIEEAIGRVYPLAGWQRCVVHKVRSSLGRVRSRDRALLAQDLKEVYMAGSREEALGALERLREAWGARYPSLVGAWWENSGALLRFYDYPQVLWPYLRSTNLMERFIREVRRGTKVRDHKFPRPEAVFKLLYLESERQEGRWAERKLRGFAEVREVLEKMLLERYAPHTQTLTHKS